From the Acidilutibacter cellobiosedens genome, one window contains:
- a CDS encoding response regulator transcription factor, whose protein sequence is MNKERKNNILIIEDEDSIRKFIRINLERNNFTVFEAGSGEEGIEIVRKENVNVVILDIMLPGIDGYEVCKILRKECAQIGIIMLTAKSQDIDKITGLEYGTDDYMAKPFNPIELVLRVKSLVRRMEFHLHDKSGVESDGPFKIDSYARKFYKDGREIELTPTEYSIIKLFMENSGKAFSRDEILNIVWGYDFVGDTKIVDVNIRRLRAKLEDDPSDPQIIDTVWGVGYRWAINKK, encoded by the coding sequence GTGAATAAAGAAAGAAAAAATAATATTTTAATAATTGAAGATGAAGATTCCATTAGAAAGTTTATAAGAATTAATTTGGAAAGAAATAATTTTACTGTTTTTGAAGCAGGCTCCGGAGAAGAGGGAATAGAAATTGTCAGGAAAGAAAATGTTAATGTGGTGATTCTGGATATCATGCTTCCGGGAATTGACGGATATGAAGTTTGTAAAATATTAAGGAAAGAATGTGCCCAAATTGGAATAATAATGCTTACTGCTAAAAGTCAAGATATTGATAAAATTACGGGTCTTGAGTATGGCACGGATGATTATATGGCTAAACCCTTTAATCCGATTGAATTGGTTCTCAGAGTTAAATCCTTAGTTAGGAGAATGGAATTTCATTTACATGATAAATCAGGTGTGGAATCTGATGGTCCCTTTAAAATAGATTCTTATGCCAGGAAGTTCTATAAAGACGGCCGGGAGATAGAACTTACTCCGACGGAATATTCCATCATTAAATTATTTATGGAAAATTCCGGCAAGGCATTTAGCAGAGACGAAATATTGAATATAGTTTGGGGTTATGACTTTGTAGGAGATACTAAAATCGTAGATGTAAATATAAGAAGACTCAGGGCAAAGTTGGAGGATGATCCTAGTGACCCCCAAATTATAGATACGGTTTGGGGCGTAGGATATAGATGGGCTATAAATAAAAAGTGA
- a CDS encoding polysaccharide deacetylase family protein, giving the protein MKGTIGNSRALARRKRKICLGVIIILALIFAGSFSKYGMENKKILSAEANNLNNTDTTVKEDHPEKDMPVPEKRVIDKSNEKETVPEKNVPVSKETTKPEEKPSDKVNTNVNTNKNKNTDVNTGEDTKDDEKCSVSDPSEENKIAYLTFDDGPSSNITPKVLDLLKERDIKATFFLVGYNAEKHPDIVKRIYEEGHTIGNHTYSHKYDKIYKDRDGFLGELKQNEDVLKGILGENFNTNIIRFPGGSFGEKKKFFREVAEKEGYKYYDWNVSVGDASGNDVPVEKLLENLKKTSKNKKKIIVLMHDLGTKKTTLEALPSILDYLTEQGYKFEQIK; this is encoded by the coding sequence ATGAAGGGGACAATAGGTAATTCCAGAGCGTTAGCGAGACGTAAGAGAAAGATTTGTTTAGGTGTCATTATAATTTTAGCATTGATTTTCGCTGGTTCTTTTAGTAAATACGGAATGGAAAATAAAAAGATATTGTCGGCGGAAGCAAATAATTTGAATAATACGGATACAACAGTAAAAGAAGATCATCCGGAAAAGGATATGCCGGTTCCAGAAAAAAGGGTCATTGATAAAAGTAATGAAAAAGAGACTGTTCCGGAAAAAAATGTACCGGTATCCAAAGAAACAACAAAACCAGAGGAAAAACCTTCTGATAAAGTAAATACAAATGTAAATACCAATAAAAATAAAAATACGGATGTAAATACAGGTGAAGATACTAAAGATGATGAAAAATGTTCCGTCTCAGACCCATCGGAAGAAAATAAAATAGCATATCTGACCTTTGATGACGGACCTTCTTCCAATATTACCCCAAAGGTTCTTGATCTGCTTAAAGAGAGGGATATAAAAGCCACTTTCTTTTTAGTCGGATATAATGCAGAGAAACATCCCGATATTGTTAAAAGAATTTATGAAGAAGGACATACTATAGGAAATCACACTTATTCTCATAAATATGATAAAATATATAAAGACAGAGATGGATTTTTAGGAGAGTTAAAACAAAACGAGGATGTCCTTAAAGGCATACTGGGAGAAAATTTTAATACTAATATTATTAGATTCCCGGGAGGTTCTTTTGGAGAGAAGAAAAAATTCTTCAGAGAAGTTGCTGAAAAGGAAGGCTATAAATACTATGATTGGAATGTAAGTGTAGGTGATGCCTCAGGGAATGATGTTCCTGTTGAAAAACTTCTTGAAAATTTGAAAAAAACTTCAAAAAATAAAAAGAAAATAATAGTTCTTATGCATGATTTAGGTACGAAAAAGACCACTTTAGAAGCATTGCCTTCAATTTTAGATTATTTGACTGAACAAGGTTATAAATTTGAACAGATTAAATAG
- a CDS encoding aspartyl-phosphate phosphatase Spo0E family protein, with translation MDKRGEAMSLLRKIENVRLKLYDLINEKGYDLSDEEIVRLSQVLDKLLCQYYNKK, from the coding sequence TTGGACAAGAGAGGTGAAGCAATGTCCCTTTTGAGAAAAATAGAAAATGTCAGACTTAAACTTTATGATTTAATAAACGAAAAAGGATATGACTTAAGTGACGAAGAGATTGTAAGATTAAGTCAAGTTCTTGACAAACTTCTTTGCCAGTATTACAATAAAAAATAA
- the sigK gene encoding RNA polymerase sporulation sigma factor SigK, whose translation MEALVILELLGLIKPFFIFVGYISSANSFPKPLTNEEEEKYLELFAEGNEEARNILIERNLRLVAHIVKKYANTGKDSDDLISIGTIGLIKAITTFNRDKGTRLATYAAKCIDNEILMTIRSNKKVKVEVSLQEPIGIDKEGNEISLMDILGTDVDDIIDQVDLKLQVKKLYSKINKVLKDREKVIVELRYGLVDGECKTQREIADMLGISRSYVSRIEKRAIKKLNKSLNGDGCY comes from the coding sequence ATGGAGGCATTGGTTATATTGGAATTGTTAGGGTTGATTAAACCCTTTTTCATATTTGTAGGATATATATCAAGTGCAAATTCCTTTCCGAAACCACTGACTAATGAAGAGGAAGAAAAATATTTAGAATTATTTGCAGAAGGAAACGAAGAAGCCAGAAATATTCTTATAGAAAGAAATTTAAGATTGGTAGCTCACATAGTAAAGAAATATGCCAATACAGGAAAAGATTCGGATGATTTAATATCTATAGGGACAATAGGACTTATAAAAGCGATTACTACTTTTAACAGGGATAAAGGCACAAGATTGGCAACTTATGCCGCAAAATGTATAGACAATGAAATATTAATGACTATACGTTCAAATAAGAAAGTTAAAGTGGAAGTATCTCTTCAGGAACCTATAGGAATAGATAAGGAAGGCAATGAAATTTCACTTATGGATATATTGGGAACGGACGTAGATGACATAATAGATCAAGTGGATTTGAAATTACAAGTAAAGAAATTGTATTCCAAAATAAATAAAGTATTGAAGGATAGGGAGAAAGTTATTGTTGAGCTAAGATACGGACTTGTCGACGGAGAATGTAAGACACAGAGGGAAATTGCCGATATGCTGGGGATTTCACGATCTTATGTATCAAGAATTGAAAAACGAGCTATAAAAAAATTAAATAAATCATTAAACGGTGATGGTTGCTATTGA
- a CDS encoding peptidoglycan D,D-transpeptidase FtsI family protein: MSRYRRNLLKNRIFYFAFFIVILFIVLGFRLYWVQIIKYDDYCTEALKQRGEETNIYPDRGVIYDKNFIPLTNRDKIKTVFVFRDDIENNKNVEDFVLKFGDTDKERLSKFLKSGNKIMSVPLSSSVSQKDIPKEVFILDKTLRYNEEGILSHVIGYVKESENKGESGIEKVFDDILKKEDSEDVYFELDGKRNVISGAGYTANKSQDSGRPSSVKLTADYHIQKIVENVMDDYKVNGAVIVTEVSTGDIVAMASRPNFNQNSIDTYLNKGNMEFFNKAVQVSYPPGSLFKIVVLLAGLQEDMNLVNKEFYCRGYEQINDLIIKCSKEEGHGKINLKNAFAQSCNSVFIQIGERIGAKKIIEMAKKLGFGEKINIGLMEEVKGNLPEGRELIGPAIGNISIGQGTIEATPLQIANMITIVANNGIKKSLSIVDEIVTEDGYSVKKFNREDDVRIIEQKYCEIVRDYLNEVVISGTAKKVNLEDIGGAGGKTGSAQAILNKQPTIHGWFVGYFPRENPKYTVTILVEEGHSGSSSAVPIFEKIVRKIQEINR, from the coding sequence ATGAGCAGATATAGAAGAAATTTGTTGAAGAACAGAATTTTTTATTTTGCATTTTTTATTGTTATCTTGTTTATTGTCTTAGGGTTCAGACTATATTGGGTACAGATAATTAAATATGATGATTATTGTACCGAAGCATTAAAACAGAGAGGGGAAGAAACAAACATATATCCGGACAGGGGAGTGATATATGATAAGAATTTCATACCCCTTACTAACAGAGATAAAATAAAGACCGTGTTCGTATTCAGAGATGATATAGAAAATAATAAAAACGTTGAAGATTTTGTATTGAAATTTGGAGATACAGATAAAGAAAGATTATCCAAGTTTTTAAAAAGCGGTAACAAGATAATGTCCGTACCTTTATCCTCGTCGGTCAGTCAAAAGGATATTCCAAAAGAAGTATTTATCCTTGACAAAACGTTGAGATATAATGAGGAGGGAATTCTTTCCCATGTTATAGGTTATGTAAAGGAAAGCGAAAATAAAGGAGAAAGCGGAATCGAAAAGGTATTTGATGATATTTTAAAAAAGGAAGATTCGGAAGATGTATACTTTGAATTGGATGGGAAAAGAAATGTTATATCCGGAGCCGGGTATACTGCCAATAAATCTCAAGATAGCGGTAGACCTTCTTCCGTTAAATTGACAGCTGACTATCATATTCAGAAAATCGTTGAAAATGTTATGGATGATTATAAAGTAAACGGAGCAGTTATAGTTACCGAAGTATCGACGGGAGATATTGTAGCTATGGCGAGCAGGCCGAATTTTAATCAAAATAGTATTGATACATATTTAAATAAGGGGAATATGGAATTTTTTAATAAGGCTGTCCAGGTTTCTTATCCACCGGGCTCCCTGTTTAAAATAGTTGTGTTGTTGGCCGGTCTTCAAGAGGATATGAATTTGGTCAATAAAGAATTTTATTGCAGAGGATATGAGCAAATCAATGATTTGATAATTAAATGTAGTAAAGAAGAGGGCCATGGTAAAATTAATCTTAAGAATGCTTTTGCACAATCATGTAATTCCGTCTTTATTCAAATAGGGGAAAGAATAGGGGCAAAAAAGATAATAGAAATGGCAAAAAAATTAGGCTTTGGAGAGAAAATCAATATAGGACTTATGGAAGAAGTAAAGGGAAATTTACCTGAGGGAAGAGAATTGATAGGCCCTGCCATTGGTAATATATCAATTGGTCAGGGGACAATCGAAGCAACGCCTTTACAGATAGCCAATATGATTACGATAGTAGCAAATAACGGTATAAAAAAAAGTTTGTCTATTGTAGACGAGATAGTTACGGAAGATGGCTATTCGGTGAAGAAATTCAACAGAGAAGACGACGTACGAATTATAGAACAGAAATATTGTGAGATTGTAAGGGATTATTTAAATGAGGTTGTAATATCGGGAACAGCTAAAAAAGTAAATTTGGAGGATATAGGGGGAGCGGGAGGGAAAACCGGTTCTGCTCAGGCGATACTCAACAAGCAGCCTACCATTCATGGATGGTTTGTCGGTTATTTTCCAAGGGAAAATCCGAAGTATACAGTCACCATACTTGTAGAAGAAGGTCATTCCGGCTCAAGTTCGGCAGTGCCCATTTTTGAAAAAATAGTACGAAAAATACAGGAAATTAACAGATAG
- the udk gene encoding uridine kinase yields the protein MDRPILIGITGGTGSGKSTVAKEIFRSLDEKNAVIIEQDSYYKDQSSLTFQERMKTNYDHPFAFDNDLLIEHLKCLLKGQPIRKPIYDFEIHNRKKETVLVYPQHIIILEGILILGDERIRNLLDIKIFVDTDSDVRVIRRIMRDINERGRSLDSVITQYMRTVRPAHMQFVEPTKKYADIIIPEGGYNKVAIDIISTKIKSIINK from the coding sequence TTGGATAGGCCCATACTCATTGGAATAACGGGAGGGACAGGCTCGGGGAAAAGTACTGTTGCTAAGGAGATATTTCGTAGCTTAGATGAAAAGAATGCCGTAATAATCGAACAGGATTCCTACTATAAGGATCAAAGCAGTTTGACTTTTCAAGAAAGGATGAAGACGAACTATGATCATCCCTTTGCCTTCGATAACGATCTTCTTATAGAACATCTGAAATGTTTATTAAAGGGGCAACCTATACGAAAACCGATTTATGACTTTGAAATACACAATAGAAAAAAAGAAACCGTTTTGGTTTATCCGCAGCATATTATAATCCTTGAAGGCATACTTATTTTAGGAGACGAGAGAATAAGAAATTTATTAGATATAAAGATATTTGTTGATACGGATTCTGATGTAAGGGTTATCAGAAGAATTATGAGAGATATAAATGAAAGAGGAAGGAGCCTGGATTCCGTTATAACTCAGTATATGAGAACGGTGAGACCTGCTCATATGCAATTTGTAGAACCTACAAAAAAATATGCAGATATTATAATTCCTGAAGGAGGATATAACAAAGTAGCTATTGACATTATTTCAACTAAAATAAAGTCCATTATAAATAAATGA